CGATCGCGGCACGCGCAGGATTGACGCAGCCGGATTTTTATATTCATTTTGAAAGCAAGGAACAGATGTATGATGAGCTTGTGGAGAGCTTTCGTACTTTGGTGAATGAAACGGTACAAAGCATGAAGATAGGCCCGGATCAAAGCGAAGCTGAAATTTTGCAACGGGGACAAGTGTTTCTGGAAGCTATTTTTCGCGTGTTGTCTAATAATCCGGCGATCACTCGTGTCGGATTTTACCAGGCGGCAGACTCAGTGCGCATTAAGGCGGAAATGGTCGAGCATATCAAAAAGCATCTGCTGGCGGCGCAACGATGGGGCTCCTGCCGTGAGGAACTGGACCCTGAACTGACAGCAGAATGCGTGATCGGCTTGATTGAACGGCTGACGTTAACGAAATTGCTGCCTGGACGTGAAAGTCCGTCTGTGCTTGCCAAGCAGGCACGAAACCTTCTGTATCACGGTATGCTCGGGTCTGAAGAATAACAGGACTGTACAACCCCAACCTAGATTTGGGCGGCAGGCGCGGCATTTGTCCCTATCATGGATGACGGCATAAGCATAAGATGCTTTTGTAAACCATGAAGGGAGGAATCACCATGTC
The Paenibacillus peoriae DNA segment above includes these coding regions:
- a CDS encoding TetR/AcrR family transcriptional regulator, translated to MGAGVRSRESRRLLLEAGAEEFAQTGFYQTKVSSIAARAGLTQPDFYIHFESKEQMYDELVESFRTLVNETVQSMKIGPDQSEAEILQRGQVFLEAIFRVLSNNPAITRVGFYQAADSVRIKAEMVEHIKKHLLAAQRWGSCREELDPELTAECVIGLIERLTLTKLLPGRESPSVLAKQARNLLYHGMLGSEE